GAACGCTGCGCTGGGACGACGCTTCTTCGCTACCTTTTTCTTCGCGCTTTTGGCAGGCATGCACCTCTCCTTTCGTGAGCGTCTCGCCGATCCGGACCCGTCGGCACCGAGGGGAATAACTAGCACGTGCGAGGGAAGAGGGCAATATTTCATAGGTAAACCGGCCCAAAAACAGCAAAAAAAATGGAGCGGAAGACGGGATTTGAACCCGCGACAGCCACCTTGGCAAGGTGGAGCTCTACCGGGCTGAGCTACTTCCGCTCTGGAGGTAAATTGTCCGATGGGACCGGGGAATCTTAATCCCCGGTCCGGGACCCGTCAAGCAACCCTAGGCGCGCCCGGGCCCCGTTTCCTGGACCGTCTCCAGCCACTTGTGAAATCCCGTTCCCATCCGCCGGGAGGCGTTCGCCTGCCGGTAGAGCTGGAGATATTTCCGGGCCGACGCTTCCCAAGAGAAATCGCGAGCCATGCCGTTCCGCCGCAGGCGCAAGAGGGCGCGCGGCTCCCCGTAAAGGTGGACCGCCGCCTCCACCGCGCCCACGAGCGCCTCGGGCGTGTACGGCGCGAAGACGATCCCCGTGCCCCCTTCCGATCCCGGCGAATACGGCTCGACGGTATCGGCGAGGCCCCCGGTCCAGCGAACGACAGGCACGGTTCCGTACCGCATGCTCATCATCTGATTGAGACCGCACGGCTCGTAGCGGGAGGGCATGAGAAAGAAATCACTGCCCGCCTCGATCCGGTGAGCCAGCGGATCGTCAAAACCTTTGCGGAATCGGAGCCGGTCCGGGAAGCGCCTCTCCAGTGCCGCGAAGAGCTCCTCGTAGCGTTTCGATCCGCTGCCGAGAAGGACCCACTTGGCGGGAAACGAGAACAGCTGCGGGGCCGCAGACTCGATCAGATCGAAGCCCTTCTGCTCGGCCAAGCGCGAAATGATTCCGAACAAAGGCTGGTCCGGCTGGGATGGGAGCCCCATTTCATCGAGGAGCGCCGACTTGCAGACGCCCTTCAGCTCCAGGCTCTCCGCATCGTAGCGAGCCGCGATCGCCCGATCGGTTCGCGGATTCCAGATGCGAACGTCGATCCCATTCAGAACGCCGACCAAGTCTTCGTGACGCGCATTCAGGACGCCCTGTAGCCCGAACCCGAATTCCTCCCCCGATTGGATCTCCTCGGCGTAACGTTCGCTCACGGTGGTGATGACGTCCGCGAAATGGATCCCCGCCTTCAGAAAATTCACCTTTCCCCAGAACTCAAACGGCGAGAGCGGATAGAAATACTCGGGCGGGAAGCCCGCGATCGCTATGGAATCCGGATCGTAGACGCCTTGATAACCCATGTTGTGGATGGAGAGGATCGTCGCGGTCATCTGGAAAAAGGGATCCTCGGCGTAGGTTGTTTTCAAAAAGGCCGGGACGAGGGCGGTCTGGTGATCGTTCGCGTGGATCACCTCCGGGGTGAACGCGAGCGCGCGCATGGCCTCCAAACACGAGCGCGAATAGAACGCGAACCGCTCTGCGTTGTCGGGATAGGCCTCACCGGTCGCGGGATCGTTGTAGATCCCGGGACGGCCGAAATAGCGGTCGTTGGCGATGAAATAATAGGAGAGGTGCGGTGGTAGCTCCGCGCTCCGGAGCGTGTAGATGAGCGCGGGGGTGTCCTCCCCGCGCACCGGGACCTCGATCTCGGCGGCCAGCTCGAGCGAGGACCCCTCGGGGAGCGTCAGCCCGGCGTAGCGCGGCAGGAAGACCGCGACCGCACATCCGAGATCGGCGATCGATTTCGACAGCGCGCCGACGACGTCGGCGAGCCCCCCCACCTTGGCGAAAGGAACCGATTCGGCACTGAGGAGCGCGACGCGAAAACGCTGGGTCATGCGGTTCTCCGGTGGGAACGCGGGATCAGAGCTCGATGTCGCGGAGGTACTGGGCCGCCTCTTCGGGCGACGTTGGGTTGATGTAAAAGCCCGTTCCCCACTCGAAGCCGGCGACTTTCGTCAGCTTGGGCATGATTTCGATATGCCAGTGATAATGATCGAGCCGCGGGTCGCGACAGGGGGCGCTGTGGACGATGAAGTTGTAGTGCGGTCGGTTGAGCGCCTTGTTGATCCGGCCAAGCGTGTCCTTGAGCGACTGAGCGAGCGACGCGAACTCGCTCTTCTGGGAATCCTCGAACGCGGACACGTGGCTTCGAGGGAGGACCCAGGTCTCGAACGGAAAGCGTGGCGCGAACGGTTCGAAGGATACGAAGTGCTCGTTTTTCGAGACGATGCGCTTTCCCTCGCGAAGCTCCTGCTCGATCATGTCGCAGAAGACGCACCTCTCCTTGAGCCTGTAATGCTGGAGGCTCCCGTCCAGCTCCTCCGTCACGACCTTGGGAATGATCGGCGTGGCGATGAGCTGCGTGTGGCTGTGCTCCAGGGAGGCTCCGGCGGCCTCGCCGTGATTCTTGAAGATGAGGATGTATCGAAATCGGTTGTCGTTCTTGAGATCGACGACGCGGTCGCGGAACGCCCAGAGGACGTTCTCGATCTGCGCCTCGCTCAGCTCGCTCAGCTCTTTGGTGTGGTCGGTCGTCTCGATGATGACCTCGTGTGCGCCGATGCCGTTCATTTTGTCGTAGAGCCCTTCCCCGCGACGATCGAGACCCCCCTCGATCTGCAGCGCCGGGAATTTGTTCGGCACGACGCGCGTGGTCCATCCCGGCGTGTTGGGCGGGGTCCCCGGCTCGCGGTAGGCCAGGATCTCGGCCGGGGTCTTGTCCTCGTTCCCGACGCAGAAGGGGCAGGCTTTGGCGTTCGGCGGGGGCGGGACGGAGCCGTTAAAATCAGAGGGACGTCGGCCACGCTCCGTCGAGATGATGACCCATCGGCCGACGACCGGGTCTTTACGTAGCTCAGGCATAGCTCTCCATTTTATGGGGAATTCCTGCCCGGGTCAATCCGGGGCCGGCCTTGATGAAACCGTAACTTCAATCCGTTTGATAAGTTGTGTCCGAATAGCAGCGCACCCTGAACGCCCCTGGGTAACCCGAAAAAAGCGCCTTTAGGCGGAGCGGCTGGGCCTCCTCTTCCGAAGCGTAGTCCCCCAATCGTACCTTGTAGTAAGGCGCCTCGTGGGCCACATGCGCCCTCGCTTGGAGTCGCTCAACCGCCTCCCTCGCCTTTCGGTCCGCCAGGGCACGATCCTGAGTCACGAAGACCTGCACCCGCCAGAGAAACGACGACCCTGGCCGCACCGCTTCGGCCCGCGCAGAGCCCGCTTGGGAGCCCCTCCCCGACCCCGCAGCCGGGGTTTTCGCCTTGACCCGGGGCGAGACCCCTCCCGGGGGGGAAACCGGCTCGGAAATGGCCGCCAGCTCCTCCGGAGTGATCTCCTCGCTCGGGTCGCGGCCGGGGGATTGCTCAGCCGGATACGGCGTTGGGACTTCGGAGCCGGTCGGTGGCCCCGAGACGGTCGATCCGGCCGAGGGGGCCTGCGCCCCCACCCCTGCCGCCGTCACCGTCCTGCGCGGGGCGGGAGGCTCCGGAGGCCTCGGGGCGAGCCTCGCGCAGCCAGCCGCGGCCGCAAAGGCGAACGCCAAGGCGGCCGGCAGGAGGAGCGCGGCGCGCGGCCGCGGACGCTTACGGGGCACGCTAGAGATAGCCATCGAGATCCTTTCGCGCCTTCAGCTGTTCGACGATGGCACGGACCTCCTGCGCCCGCCCGCTCCGGCAAACAAGCGTCACGTCGGGCGTTCGCACGATCACCAGGTCTTCGACCCCGAGGCCCGCAACCAGGCCCCCCTGGGCGAACGCGATGACGTTCTTGCAGTCGTGTAGAAGCGCCGAGCCGCGGGTGGCGTTTCCGAGGGAATCGCGCGATTCGGGCGGGGCGATCGCGTCCCAGGATCCCAGGTCATCCCACGAGAATCCCGCCCGGGCCACGAGGGTTTTCCCCGAATGCTCCATGATCGCATAGTCAATCGAGATCGAAGGCGCCGCGCCGTAAAACCGCCGGAGTGCGTCCTCGGTTCCTCCCCTTGGGGGCCCGGGCATATCCGCGAGCAAAGCCGCGATATCCGGCTGGTGCGCGTGGATCTCCTCCAGCATGGCCCCGGGCGGAAAAACGAACATCCCCGCGTTCCATAGAAAACGCCCCTGGGAGAGGTAGCGCGCCGCGGCCCGATGGTCCGGCTTTTCGCGAAACCCCTTCACCCGGTGAAAGGGAGAGCCCGGCTCGATGGGGTCGCCTGACTCGATGTAGCCATATCCCGTCTCGGGGCGCGTCGGGGGGATTCCAAACAGAACGATCGCGCCACGCTCCAGCGCGATTCTCCCGGCGCGCGCGAGCTCATCGCGGAAGCGCTCGGCAGGCTCGATCCGATGATCCGATGGGAGCACCGCGAGGACCGAGTCGCTCCCCGCTTCCTTGATCCACCACGCCGCGAGCGCGATC
The genomic region above belongs to Candidatus Eisenbacteria bacterium and contains:
- a CDS encoding SPOR domain-containing protein gives rise to the protein MAISSVPRKRPRPRAALLLPAALAFAFAAAAGCARLAPRPPEPPAPRRTVTAAGVGAQAPSAGSTVSGPPTGSEVPTPYPAEQSPGRDPSEEITPEELAAISEPVSPPGGVSPRVKAKTPAAGSGRGSQAGSARAEAVRPGSSFLWRVQVFVTQDRALADRKAREAVERLQARAHVAHEAPYYKVRLGDYASEEEAQPLRLKALFSGYPGAFRVRCYSDTTYQTD
- a CDS encoding glycogen synthase codes for the protein MTQRFRVALLSAESVPFAKVGGLADVVGALSKSIADLGCAVAVFLPRYAGLTLPEGSSLELAAEIEVPVRGEDTPALIYTLRSAELPPHLSYYFIANDRYFGRPGIYNDPATGEAYPDNAERFAFYSRSCLEAMRALAFTPEVIHANDHQTALVPAFLKTTYAEDPFFQMTATILSIHNMGYQGVYDPDSIAIAGFPPEYFYPLSPFEFWGKVNFLKAGIHFADVITTVSERYAEEIQSGEEFGFGLQGVLNARHEDLVGVLNGIDVRIWNPRTDRAIAARYDAESLELKGVCKSALLDEMGLPSQPDQPLFGIISRLAEQKGFDLIESAAPQLFSFPAKWVLLGSGSKRYEELFAALERRFPDRLRFRKGFDDPLAHRIEAGSDFFLMPSRYEPCGLNQMMSMRYGTVPVVRWTGGLADTVEPYSPGSEGGTGIVFAPYTPEALVGAVEAAVHLYGEPRALLRLRRNGMARDFSWEASARKYLQLYRQANASRRMGTGFHKWLETVQETGPGRA
- the galT gene encoding galactose-1-phosphate uridylyltransferase, with the protein product MPELRKDPVVGRWVIISTERGRRPSDFNGSVPPPPNAKACPFCVGNEDKTPAEILAYREPGTPPNTPGWTTRVVPNKFPALQIEGGLDRRGEGLYDKMNGIGAHEVIIETTDHTKELSELSEAQIENVLWAFRDRVVDLKNDNRFRYILIFKNHGEAAGASLEHSHTQLIATPIIPKVVTEELDGSLQHYRLKERCVFCDMIEQELREGKRIVSKNEHFVSFEPFAPRFPFETWVLPRSHVSAFEDSQKSEFASLAQSLKDTLGRINKALNRPHYNFIVHSAPCRDPRLDHYHWHIEIMPKLTKVAGFEWGTGFYINPTSPEEAAQYLRDIEL
- a CDS encoding mannose-1-phosphate guanylyltransferase, translating into MRLHAVILAGGRGERFWPLSRRSRPKQFLPLLDDRPMLAHTLARIRGLMDPGDVWIITAKDLKREAESIAPGVPNAQVIGEPVGKNTAPAIALAAWWIKEAGSDSVLAVLPSDHRIEPAERFRDELARAGRIALERGAIVLFGIPPTRPETGYGYIESGDPIEPGSPFHRVKGFREKPDHRAAARYLSQGRFLWNAGMFVFPPGAMLEEIHAHQPDIAALLADMPGPPRGGTEDALRRFYGAAPSISIDYAIMEHSGKTLVARAGFSWDDLGSWDAIAPPESRDSLGNATRGSALLHDCKNVIAFAQGGLVAGLGVEDLVIVRTPDVTLVCRSGRAQEVRAIVEQLKARKDLDGYL